One Aegilops tauschii subsp. strangulata cultivar AL8/78 chromosome 7, Aet v6.0, whole genome shotgun sequence genomic window carries:
- the LOC109734527 gene encoding mitogen-activated protein kinase 4-like isoform X2: MAMMVDPPNGMGNHGKHYYTMWQTMFEIDTKYVPIKPIGRGAYGIVCSSINQETNEKVAIKKINNVFDNRLDALRTLRELKLLRHLRHENVIALKDIMMPIHRRSFKDVYLVSELMDMDLHQIVKSSQPLSNDHCQYFLFQLLRGLKYLHSAGILHRDLKPGNLLVNANCDLKICDFGLARTNNTKGQFMTEYVVTRWYRAPELLLCCDNYGTSIDVWSVGCIFAELLGRKPIFPGTECLNQLKLIVNVLGTMSKADLAFIDNPKAGNYIKSLPYTPGMPLSIMYPHAHPLAIDLLQKMLVFDPSKRISVTQALEHPYMSPLYDPSANPPAQVPIDLDIDENIGTDMIREMLWQEMLQYHPGAARMVNM; encoded by the exons ATGGCAATGATGGTGGATCCCCCGAACGGCATGGGAAACCACGGGAAGCACTACTACACCATGTGGCAGACCATGTTCGAGATCGACACCAAGTACGTGCCGATCAAGCCCATCGGGAGAGGAGCCTACGGGATAGTTTGCTCCTCGATCAACCAGGAGACCAACGAGAAGGTCGCCATCAAGAAGATAAACAACGTCTTTGACAACCGCCTGGATGCGCTGAGGACGCTGCGCGAGCTGAAGCTCCTTCGGCACCTGCGCCATGAGAATGTCATTGCCTTGAAGGATATAATGATGCCGATACATAGGAGGAGCTTCAAGGATGTCTACTTGGTCTCCGAGCTCATGGACATGGATCTGCATCAGATAGTCAAGTCGTCTCAGCCGCTGTCCAATGACCACTGCCAGTATTTCCTTTTTCAG CTGCTCCGAGGACTGAAGTACCTTCATTCAGCGGGGATACTCCATAGAGACCTGAAGCCTGGGAACCTTCTGGTCAATGCGAACTGTGACCTGAAGATCTGTGACTTTGGTCTGGCCCGCACAAATAACACTAAAGGTCAGTTTATGACAGAATACGTTGTCACCCGCTGGTACAGAGCTCCCGAGCTGCTACTCTGCTGCGACAACTATGGCACTTCCATAGATGTCTGGTCTGTTGGCTGCATCTTTGCTGAGCTACTTGGCCGCAAGCCGATCTTTCCAGGAACTGAGTGCCTTAATCAGCTTAAGCTTATAGTCAATGTTCTTGGCACCATGAGCAAGGCTGATCTCGCGTTCATTGACAACCCAAAAGCTGGCAACTACATTAAATCCCTTCCATACACCCCGGGGATGCCCCTCAGTATCATGTACCCGCACGCGCACCCTCTTGCCATTGATCTGTTGCAGAAGATGCTTGTCTTCGACCCTTCCAAGAGGATCAGTGTCACCCAGGCTCTGGAGCACCCCTACATGTCCCCGCTGTATGATCCCAGCGCAAACCCTCCTGCTCAGGTGCCCATCGATCTCGACATAGATGAAAACATTGGCACAGATATGATCCGAGAAATGTTGTGGCAGGAGATGCTCCAGTACCACCCTGGGGCCGCCAGGATGGTGAATATGTGA
- the LOC109734527 gene encoding mitogen-activated protein kinase 4-like isoform X1: MFPSSPQKMAMMVDPPNGMGNHGKHYYTMWQTMFEIDTKYVPIKPIGRGAYGIVCSSINQETNEKVAIKKINNVFDNRLDALRTLRELKLLRHLRHENVIALKDIMMPIHRRSFKDVYLVSELMDMDLHQIVKSSQPLSNDHCQYFLFQLLRGLKYLHSAGILHRDLKPGNLLVNANCDLKICDFGLARTNNTKGQFMTEYVVTRWYRAPELLLCCDNYGTSIDVWSVGCIFAELLGRKPIFPGTECLNQLKLIVNVLGTMSKADLAFIDNPKAGNYIKSLPYTPGMPLSIMYPHAHPLAIDLLQKMLVFDPSKRISVTQALEHPYMSPLYDPSANPPAQVPIDLDIDENIGTDMIREMLWQEMLQYHPGAARMVNM, from the exons ATGTTTCCCTCTTCTCCGCAGAAAATGGCAATGATGGTGGATCCCCCGAACGGCATGGGAAACCACGGGAAGCACTACTACACCATGTGGCAGACCATGTTCGAGATCGACACCAAGTACGTGCCGATCAAGCCCATCGGGAGAGGAGCCTACGGGATAGTTTGCTCCTCGATCAACCAGGAGACCAACGAGAAGGTCGCCATCAAGAAGATAAACAACGTCTTTGACAACCGCCTGGATGCGCTGAGGACGCTGCGCGAGCTGAAGCTCCTTCGGCACCTGCGCCATGAGAATGTCATTGCCTTGAAGGATATAATGATGCCGATACATAGGAGGAGCTTCAAGGATGTCTACTTGGTCTCCGAGCTCATGGACATGGATCTGCATCAGATAGTCAAGTCGTCTCAGCCGCTGTCCAATGACCACTGCCAGTATTTCCTTTTTCAG CTGCTCCGAGGACTGAAGTACCTTCATTCAGCGGGGATACTCCATAGAGACCTGAAGCCTGGGAACCTTCTGGTCAATGCGAACTGTGACCTGAAGATCTGTGACTTTGGTCTGGCCCGCACAAATAACACTAAAGGTCAGTTTATGACAGAATACGTTGTCACCCGCTGGTACAGAGCTCCCGAGCTGCTACTCTGCTGCGACAACTATGGCACTTCCATAGATGTCTGGTCTGTTGGCTGCATCTTTGCTGAGCTACTTGGCCGCAAGCCGATCTTTCCAGGAACTGAGTGCCTTAATCAGCTTAAGCTTATAGTCAATGTTCTTGGCACCATGAGCAAGGCTGATCTCGCGTTCATTGACAACCCAAAAGCTGGCAACTACATTAAATCCCTTCCATACACCCCGGGGATGCCCCTCAGTATCATGTACCCGCACGCGCACCCTCTTGCCATTGATCTGTTGCAGAAGATGCTTGTCTTCGACCCTTCCAAGAGGATCAGTGTCACCCAGGCTCTGGAGCACCCCTACATGTCCCCGCTGTATGATCCCAGCGCAAACCCTCCTGCTCAGGTGCCCATCGATCTCGACATAGATGAAAACATTGGCACAGATATGATCCGAGAAATGTTGTGGCAGGAGATGCTCCAGTACCACCCTGGGGCCGCCAGGATGGTGAATATGTGA